A stretch of DNA from Corvus cornix cornix isolate S_Up_H32 chromosome 13, ASM73873v5, whole genome shotgun sequence:
TGGTCAGATCCCATATATCCAACAACTCCCCACAGCAAGGCAGTAGAGCTCCTGGCTGCACCTGGGCTGTTCACAGCattgctgctgtccccagctgtcctGCCCACCTGTGGGAACACCAGGGAGGAGCACATGTCACAGCCCCACTGGGACATCTGGACAAATGGTGGAGCAAGGAAGCTGGGAGAGGCACGGGGAGCCATTCAGGAAGACCTTGCCTGCTCTATTGCTTCCAAAGGATTTCCTGCAAGGTTTTGCTTCCATTCCTTTGTCACTTTCTTGTAAACTGACATTGTTTCAGCCTAGTCTGTGTCCTGTCTGACACTGTCCGCGTGGACAGGCAGCCAGAAGAGCAGGGAATTGCCTCCTATCCTCCCTGAGGGTTCTCCACCTAATATTGCCACAGACATCATGGGCTGCATTGAACACTGCTAAATCCTGTGATGTCTGATTTGCTCTCCAGTGAGGGTTGCAGGAGGTACAGGGAATGAAGGGTGACCCACCAAGGTGTGGGCTGGCAGGACATTTCTGAGGAGAGTGTGGGTTTGTCAGTGGTGATTACACTAGGGAAGGCAATTCCagggttttttcagtgtaaagttatttttcagtgtaaggACTGACACTACAAAGCAAACACACTGCCATGAGGTGGTGCTCCAGTGTGCTTCTCTGTGAATTTTGGAGGAATCCAATCTGGTCTCATGTCACTCCTCTCTCAGGTATGCTGCAGGTAACATTTGGGGACAGCAAGCTGCACATCGAACCCAGAGACACTGAGCTTGTCCTCAGCCtccacagcagcttctccctccTGTGCTACGGGGACAGAGAGCTGGTCTGGGAACGTGAGGGGCAGCCCCTTGCTGCCTCGCTGGAGCACAGGGACGGTGTCTTCGTCAGCAATCTCACCCTCAGGAACGTGACAGGCCATCACACTGGGGAGTACACGTGCACCTACAGCCCTGAGCAGGCTCCAGAGCCAGCGGACAGGAAAACCCTGTACATCTACGTTCCAGGTAGGGGACAGCATGTCCTTGCCTGTGGGTTTCCACAGGGTTTAGCAACTAGGAGAAAGAGGGCTTTGACTTATTGTTCTGTTTCCAAGCACCTGGccttcccaaatccctcttCCAACAGCAGAAGAGCCCTTATGGTAGGTCTCTCTGGCTGTGGCATTCTCTGGTGTGCCAGCTCATGGAGAGAGAGTGTGGTGTGCTGGGACAAGTGGTGGGGGAGCAGTGGTGCTTGGTAGTGCTGGGTTTCTCTCACCCTTCCAGGAGAGGTTTGACAAGCACACAACATGCAGCTCTACTTTCCCAAGAGAAGTGTGGGAAGAAGCATCCTGCTAATATGGAGTCAGGGCCCTGTGTTGGAGTATTCCCggaggagcacagagcagccctgcttAAGCTTCAAGCAGCTTTCTCTAACCAATGTTCCCTCTCTCCCACAGATCCCTCCTTGGTTTTCCTCCCCGTAGCCACCTCTGAAGAGCTCTTCATCTTCATGACGGGCTACACAGAGGCTGTCATCCCATGTCGTGTGACCAACCCACAGATGCAGGTCACCCTCTATGAGAAGAAGGTGGAGAACCCCATCCCAGCTACATATGATCCACAACAGGGATTCAAAGGCTTCTTTGAGGATAAGAGCTATTTCTGCCGGACATTCGTGGATGACCAGGAGGTGGATTCAGACACTTTTTATGTCTACAGGATCCAGGGTGAGCTGACATTATCTCAGCACACCTGTGCACCTGCTGTGGCTGTTTCTTCAGGGCAATGGCAGGGGACAGCAAAGCTCTCCCCCATCTCCTCTGTGATGATCACTTTGGAGGCTGGATTTAGTCCTGTCTCTATTAGAGAGTAGGTTCTGCCTACAAGTCAGCTCCATCCCTCAGGGAAGACAGTTTCCACTGGACCAGTCCACCCAAGACAAATGGACTGGGTGCCCACTTATCCCTTCATAATTCATTCCTTTCGTCCACCTTTCCCACAGTGTCATCTGTGAACGTCTCCATCAGCGcggtgcagaccatggtgcgCCAGGGAGAAAACATCACCGTGATGTGCACCGTGAGCGGCAACGAGCTGGTCAACTTCAACTGGGATTATCCCCGCAAACAGGTGAGTGCTCCACATCCACAggctctgggcagcagctccagccttcACCCAGAAGTGCCACGGCAATCACTCAGCAATATCCCATGGCAAAAGTtatgggatgctgctgctgccacacaggGAAGCTTGACCGGGATATCCTTGGATTAAGACTGTCTGTCTCAGGGGCCTCTGATTGGTGCATGTTCCCTGGCCCTGTGGCAGCCAAACTGGGGTCCTCTACCactttctctcccctccctgtgaGCCCAATGGCAGAACATGTTCATGGCTCCTCAGACCATGTCTCCCGTGCCCATTTTGCAGGCAGGGGAGGCTGTGGAGCCCGTGACTGACTTCCTGCCTGGATCCACTCATGAGATCCGCTCCATCCTCATCATCCAGAATGCAGAGCTGGAGGACGGTGGCACCTATGTCTGCAATGTCTCCGAGGGCTACCATGAGAAAACAGACCTGAAAGACATCACCGTCCAAGTGATCGGTGCGTTGCTCGCCACACACCCAAAGCCAGCAAACAATGTGGGCATCCAGGCAGGATGTCCCAGAGTGAccccctctcctctctcacagcctccagctctctcccctcctcactTCTGCTCTAAGTAACCATTACAATGAGCTAAACCTTACCCCATGTCACCCCTGCCGCTTCTTGGCTTCAAAACATCCCAAATCTCCCATCATGGCCTTTGTGACTCTTTAACACTCTTGAGGGTATGGGTAAGAGCTCTTCTGCACTGTGCAGTGCCAAGGGGACGTGAAGACAGATTGTCTTTCATCTGCATCTGACCTTCTTTCATGTAATTTGAGGGAAACTGCCCCATCTCCGTTATCTCCACAAGATAAGAGCCACATGCTGCCCTGTGAGCTCCTCTACTCCAGTGTGGTTTTACATCCACACTCTCCTCAGACACAAGTCTGAGGTCTCAAGGCATGGATCTGGACCTGCCCCACCACTTCTGGTCATTCAGAGAGTTTTGTTCCAGATCCATATTTATCCAAAGGGCCGGGCACAGGGTTGTTTCCCTCTCTGActcccctcttcctcctgtgcCCTCTCAGAGCGTGGCTTTGTTCACTTCCATACCCACGTGCCCAGCACAGTGTACGCTGAGGTCCACAAGAGCCACACTATCCAGGTGGAGCTGGAGGCTTATCCCCAACCCAGCATTGTGTGGTTGAAGAACAACAAGACATTGAccatggagagcagcagtgagttCACCATCACCAGCAGGAACCTGTCAGAAACCAGGTATGGGCCCATCATTCCTCACCAGGGTGCAGAGAGGGGGTAATTCACAAAGCAATCTCCAAATTGCTGGCTGGACACGGTGGTTGAATGGTTTTCTGTGAGTGGATTTCGAGCCTCAGGTGGATGGGAGCTGCTGTCTCCAAGCATTATCAGTCCCCAGGTACCTTCCCACAGCCTTCAGTCTGTGACTGTCTCCCTCAGGTACCAGACAGCTCTGGTGCTGGTACGGGTGAAGCAGGAAGAAGGAGGATTTTACACCATTCGGGCTTCCAATGAAGATGATGAGCAGGAGCTCTCCTTCCATCTGCAGATAAATGGTGAGTCTGGGCATGCAGACACAGggctgaggagagcaggagcagccataAGGGGTGCCACCATCCTTTGCTGCAGAACCCTCAGAATGAAGCCCTTacttctctggctgcagctccagagtgGTCTTGCTTAAAGAAAGAGCATTCAAGCAAGAAACACAGGTGAAATATCTCACACTTGGCCTCAGAGCAAGTGGGGACAGGGAAGCAGTACAAACACCATCAGCTTGGCCCAAGGTAGTAGATACAGAGATTATTGTACAGCTTTCATGTCCAGGACTTTCCCCTGTGCTCTCCAGTCAAGCTACATGGCAGCAGATCTCCTCCATAACCCCCTCAAACCTTAATCTTTTTGCTGTtccctttcaaaaataaaacacaattgATGTGATGAGTCCTACCTCATCCCTAGGCTCTGGTAGGGGTACAGTCGAATCACGTTACCCAGAGGAATCGTGTTCCCCTTCCATCCTGCAGTCAGAAAGGAAGATTAATTCCCATCactgtcttttgttttcagtgccAGCTAAAGTGGTGGATCTCAAGGAgaacagcagtgccagcagtgggGAGCAGACTGTAACATGCTCTGCTGAAGGCATGCCCCAGCCCGAGATCAGCTGGTCTACTTGCAGCGACATCAAATGGTGAGTGGAGGGATGGAGGCCATGAGAACAGCTGGACTTTTATTTATTAGAATAATAGGCCATTATTTAACTGTATTCTGCTGGCCCAGACACCTGGGCATCCCATGGTGGTGCGTGGTCCCTTCTGCCTCTCAGGTTCCTTTATCCTCTCTGGACCAGGTGCAGCACCAAGGGACAGCCCACCCGGCTTCTGGGGAACGAGTCGGCCGAGATCGGCGTGCAGACCAACGCCTCGTACCACGCGGAGCGGCAGCTGTACCGCGTCAACAGcaccctgcagctgcacagggtgCACGAGCCCCTGCTCCTCAGGTGCACCGTGCAGAACTTCCTGGGCACCAACTCCCAGGACATCACTCTGGTCCCACATGGTGAGGGCTGAGTCAAGTTTTGAGCAAGTGGTGGGGAGATAGACCTTTCTGTGTCTCCAGCCTGGAAACCTGGGTGCTTCTGCCCCAAATGAGGCTTCCTTTGGGTTGAACAGAAAAGATTATTCCAGCTGGAGTGTGGAGCCCTTATGTCCAATAGCCATGGATATGCTCTTCCCACTACTGGCAGGGTCATTTCTCCAGGGAGACCAGAGAAGAGTGCCTGGGCAGGTCCCCAGTGTCTTGTTATTAGCCCCCGGGTCACTAGATGGTGCCATGGACTTGAACATCCACGTGCTGAGCACCCCAAATATGAGGAAGGATGGTCTAAGCCCAGGCCCAGAGCTGCCAGTTCTCCCCCAAGCAAAACAGCCCCTCTTTATATACTCCCATGGCCAAACTTCTCCTGAGGCAGCAGACCCTTCAGCAGGCAGTAACAACCCATCACCCCCTCATCCCTGGGGGACTGGCCCTGCAAGTGCTGGGCAAGTCTGCCCGGGAGGAGACTGTCCCTACCCAGAGAACAGCTCAGGGTCAATGTCTGGGGGAGGAGTGGGCAGGGACCCCTTTGCACTGCTCTCACCTCCTTTCCCTGGGTGCTTAGGCCGTGCAGGGGTGGAGGAGTCTGATTGCTGTCTCTGTTATTTTTGTAGCCTTGCCATTCAAGGTGGTCATCATCTCTGTCATCCTGGCCTTGCTGGTCCTCACTGTGATCTCCCTGATCATCCTGATCGTCCTGTGGCAGAAGGTAAAAGAGGAGAGTGTTCCCAGGCCGACACAGTGGTACCCCAGGGTTAGGGTGGCTGGGCCTGatgtgtcccagctgtgtcaggaTCTATGGCCTCCATTAGTTCCTGCATGTCCCTGGCATCTCCGGAGTAGATAGGGAATGAGACAACAGCTGGAGGGACCAAAGGCTCCCTAACAAAGTCCACACACATCCCCATGCCCTCTCTGACTCCCAGCCTCTCAGATGTCacttttccctttgctccttTTTCCAGAAACCTCGTTATGAAATCCGCTGGAAGGTGATTGAGTCAGTCAGCTCTGATGGGCACGAGTACATCTATGTGGATCCCATGCAGCTCCCGTATGACTCCACCTGGGAGGTGCCCAGGGACAAGCTGGTGTTAGGTAAAGGCTCTGCAGGTCCCACTGATGGATTCCTGAGGTCCTGGCTGTCTGGGGGTGATAAGTTTTGGGTTGAAATCTCCAAAAGAGACCAACCCAGAATAAACACAGAGATCCCTGGAGATACAAGGTGGTCCTGGAAAAGGGGGATCATCTGGGGCCATGGTGGGAGGCCAGCTGCCCCTTTTGGCATTAAGCATTGTGTTATTCCCGGCTATCCCTCCTTGTAGCTGGCAGTTCTGGAAACCAGCCCCAACCCCAAACATCATAGCTCATGACCATGTCCGTGCCCACCAGGATGACTGCAGCAAGGCTGGTGTGGTTTCAGACAGGCAACTTGTCTTTTCCAGGCTCCTCTCCTCATGTCTCCTCTAGAACATTGCCGACTTTGcctctttgctgtttctttgcagGACGCACTCTCGGCTCCGGTGCCTTCGGTCGTGTGGTGGAGGCAACAGCCCATGGCCTGAGCCATTCACAGTCCACCATGAAAGTGGCAGTCAAGATGCTCAAGTGTGAGTTGTCCCCCTTTCCCCACCCTAAAGCCACAAGACCAATCAGTGCCATGCTCTCccctccttgccctgctgctCACACTGGCTCTCCCCAACAGCCACAGCCCGCAGTAGTGAGAAGCAAGCCCTCATGTCCGAGCTGAAGATCATGAGCCACCTGGGACCTCACCTCAACATTGTCAACTTGCTGGGGGCCTGCACCAAAGGAGGTAGATGAGCCCTGAGAACCCTGTgtcctctccctgcttccctgggctgtgcttAGGAGGACAACTGTCCTTAGATAGAATAATTCCTGTTGTCTGGTTCCAAATGATTCATCCTTCTCCTAAGAAAGCCTTGTGGGACTCTGAACACCTTTCTTCCAACCTGACTGAAACTGGGAAAGCACGTCTGTAATTCCCCCCTCCACAAACACAAATTTCAAATGCCAAAAAATGCTCAGTACCAGAAAGGTGGCTTTTCCCTTTGGCCCTGCCCAGACGCCCTGCAGTCTCGTAATATCCTAGTGGGATGAAATTCACGGGCATGGTGGCCAAGGCAGGACTGATGCAAGTGTTCTGTCCCACCAGGACCCATCTACATCATCACCGAGTACTGCCGCTACGGGGACCTGGTGGATTACCTGCACCGCAACAAGCACACCTTCCTGCAGTCCTACGGAGAGAAGGCACGGCGAGAGGCGGAGCTCTACGGGAACACACCCAAGGAGGACCATGTGCACAGGTACCAGGAAGGCagctctctccttctccctggCACCTGCCCCATCCTAGCCCCATCAGGGAGGGAGGCTGGTACTGCCAGGAAGGATCCTGCATTTCTCCAGAGCAGTGAAATAAACGCTGGCCCAGCACTGGGACACAGCTGGCTGCTCTGTTACCTTGTTAGACCAGCCCTTGTGCCAACCAGTGACCTCCAAGCAGCTCCTGACAGCAAGGAGTTAGCAAACTGTGTGTCCTGGAGTCTGAGTTTGCTAGCACACatgccagcagctccatgccAGTTGGGAATATTTCCTGGCATTGTTAACTTTATTGGCATAACCATAGCCATGCTCTGAGTACAGAGACACTGGGTTTTCCAGCATGTCTTAGCCACTGGACACCTCAGCTCTGCATTTCCAGGGCAGGTGGAGTTGCTACCAAGCCTAAGGGAGAAGTGCTAGAAGGAGGGCAGTTGCACAAGAGGTGCcacaaggaaagggaaatggtCCTTCATCTGGTTGCCAGCTGTAAGGGATGCAGGCACGGCAGCACAAAGAAGTGGTCCCATGGGAAGCtagaaagcagcatttccttccaACACGCcaaaacaatagaaaaatacagcagtgttACAGCTCCCCCCTGCCCTTTCTGCCTGAAGGCGGCTGAGATCTTCCTAAGCGCTGTGCCATTTGCACATTTCTGCATCCATGATGCAGGgcttccttcccagctgtgtggGACATTtcagtgctggggctgaggTTTCAGGAATTTCAGACTCACAAATCATTGCCCCCAGCCCTCAtgtctcctcctcccctctggATCTGAACagcctcttcccttccccccacAGCCACCTCTCCATGTCTGTCGAGAGCGACGGGGGCTACATGGACATGAGCAAGGACGACTCCCTAGACTATGTGCCCATGTCTGACATGAAGGGTGAAGTCAAGTACGCTGACATCGAGTCCTCTAACTATGGCACCCCCTATGAGCTGGACAGCTACTCCCCCTCAGGTAACAGCTTGGCCAAAGCGGGGGGGAGAGGTGCTTGTACTTTGGGTGTGGGTGCCTTTGCTTGCAGAGGTTGCCTTTGGGACACatccagcagcagtggcagatgTCCTCACAGTgagagctcccagctctgctcttttGTTGCTGGAGGCAGAGCATTCCCCAGTGTGTCCTTCCCCTAGTGGGAGGCTCACCAGTGTGCTGGGTAACACCAACATCCATCTCTGCTTGCCCTCAGCTCCTGAAAGGACAGACCGGGTGACACTGATAAATGAGTCTCCGCTCCTCAGCTACATGGACTTGGTGGGCTTCAGCTTCCAAGTGGCCAATGG
This window harbors:
- the PDGFRB gene encoding platelet-derived growth factor receptor beta encodes the protein MLCPTLKTCLGLLILTGMLQVTFGDSKLHIEPRDTELVLSLHSSFSLLCYGDRELVWEREGQPLAASLEHRDGVFVSNLTLRNVTGHHTGEYTCTYSPEQAPEPADRKTLYIYVPDPSLVFLPVATSEELFIFMTGYTEAVIPCRVTNPQMQVTLYEKKVENPIPATYDPQQGFKGFFEDKSYFCRTFVDDQEVDSDTFYVYRIQVSSVNVSISAVQTMVRQGENITVMCTVSGNELVNFNWDYPRKQAGEAVEPVTDFLPGSTHEIRSILIIQNAELEDGGTYVCNVSEGYHEKTDLKDITVQVIERGFVHFHTHVPSTVYAEVHKSHTIQVELEAYPQPSIVWLKNNKTLTMESSSEFTITSRNLSETRYQTALVLVRVKQEEGGFYTIRASNEDDEQELSFHLQINVPAKVVDLKENSSASSGEQTVTCSAEGMPQPEISWSTCSDIKWCSTKGQPTRLLGNESAEIGVQTNASYHAERQLYRVNSTLQLHRVHEPLLLRCTVQNFLGTNSQDITLVPHALPFKVVIISVILALLVLTVISLIILIVLWQKKPRYEIRWKVIESVSSDGHEYIYVDPMQLPYDSTWEVPRDKLVLGRTLGSGAFGRVVEATAHGLSHSQSTMKVAVKMLKSTARSSEKQALMSELKIMSHLGPHLNIVNLLGACTKGGPIYIITEYCRYGDLVDYLHRNKHTFLQSYGEKARREAELYGNTPKEDHVHSHLSMSVESDGGYMDMSKDDSLDYVPMSDMKGEVKYADIESSNYGTPYELDSYSPSAPERTDRVTLINESPLLSYMDLVGFSFQVANGMEFLASKNCVHRDLAARNVLICEGKLVKICDFGLARDIMRDSNYISKGSTFLPLKWMAPESIFNNLYTTLSDVWSFGILLWEIFTLGGTPYPELPMNEQFYNAIKRGYRMSKPTHASDEIYNIMQKCWEEKFEIRPSFSQLVVLMGNLLVDCYRKRYQQVDEEFMKSDHPAVVRTRPTIPVLNNARLAASSPTSSILYTAVHQNGGENDYIIPLPDPKPEASCDLPQEASISRASSMLNEANTSSTISCDTPLGLRQDEEQESDPQPGCQEPTTGLQEVEESFL